GGCCTTATTATTAATCCCGACACGCTGTCGCGCATTCGCCAGGCGCGGCTGAAGCACCTGGGCATGCCCGAGGACGCCAGCTATGGCACCCGGCAACACATCGAGGCCGAGATTAATTTTGCCCGCGACATGTTTCGCAAACACCACAATTGGCCGGTCATCGACGTCACCAACCGCGCCATCGAAGAGACGGCCGCCGACATCATGCGCATCTATAATTCGCGCATGTCATAGGCTGCCAGCGCGACTTGGCGCTACCGGCTCGCCGCGTGGCCGGGAGCTTGCCGTTAATCGAGCGACGCGCCGCTGATGCGGATGCGCCGCTCTGGCGGCAGGCCGCTGACGTTGCCATGGAGATCGATGAGGCGCCAATAGTCGACATCGAGCTCTTGGCGCATGGCGCGATAGCCTTCGGCTAGATCGGTTTCGATGAGCTCGATATGCGGGCAGCCAGACTGGTTGCAGAAGTCGGAGCTGGTGTCATTATAGGTTGGTATAAGGTCGCCGAGGTCGGGGGGCAGCGTAGGCACGCGCATCGAGGTTTGGGTGGGCGGACCAATGAACGTCCAATTATAGTAGGTGGGCGCCTCGGCTGGCCCGGTCGACCACGACAGGAGGCCGCGAAAGGCGTCGGCGTCGGCGCCGGGAAGCTGATGGCTCCAGCTCATGGTTTGGCTCGCAAAATCGAAAACCGGCGACGACAGCATGGGCAGCGCCATGTTGGGGTAGGTGTTGTCGTAGCGATGCGCCGTGCGTTGCTCGCGGATGAATTGATCGCTCGCGCCGCTGCGATGAATATCGATGAGCACGGCCGAGCCGTCGCCGCCATATTGCGAGGGCACGCCCAGGGTAATCGCGGTCGGCGAGGCCTCGAGATCGTCAAGGGCATTGCCACGTCCGAGCTTAAAGCCCTGCTCGGTTGCCGCCCACTCGGCGGCGATGTAGCTAAGCCCAGGTGGCAGATTGGTCAGCGCCACCGGGAATTCGCTGCCAACTTGCCAAGAACTCGCGGTTAGATCGATCGTGCCACCGGCGATAAACGTGTGGCCGCTGGAGACGATGCTGAACGAGCTAAGTGGCAAATCTTGCGCCAGGGCGAACACCGAAAATTCACCTGCTTCGCAATACGCAAAAAAATCGATGGCGCCGGACGTGTCGTTGCCGAGCCACTCTTCGCCGCACTTTGAATGCAAGGTGTAGTCATTCGCGCTGCCGGGACCAGGTGGCAGCAGCACCTCCATCGAACCGGCATAGGTCCAATCGCGGCCGGCGCGGCGGCCGACGACCAAGGCATCCTCTGGCTCGATCCCGTAGATGGTCGTCATCGAGTACTGCCCCTCATTTTGCTGGACGACGGTGATCGACGCGCCGCTGGGCACGTCGTTTATGGTCGCGATGCCATCGTCGTCGGTGACGTAGGTTGCGAGGTAGCCACCGTCCGCGTCATTGAGCACAACATTGACGCCCGGCAAGGCCCCATTGCCGTTTGAGGCCAGCACGAGCACCGTAGCGGGGCCATCTGGTATTGGCGGCGGAGGTGGTTCGGGCGGTGGCTGGCTGCCTACCGGGGTACAGCCCTGCCACGCGACCGTCGCCAGCAGCAGGCATCCTAGAAAACTTTTTGCCGCACGGCGTTGCATGGCCGCAGTGTAACGCAGTTGGCGCGAATTATTGAATCCACCAGGCGCTACGGGCGCCGCGCAACGGTTTCGATTGACAGGTTGACAACATTTGACAGTGGCTCGCGCTCCACCAGCACGGCGTCGGCCCGGCCCTGTGCACGGAGCCAATAGTATTTCGGGCCGGCCTCAACGATGTCAAAGCGCTGCGGCGAGGCCTCGCCCGCCGCATACACGGTCAACAAGGCCTTGGCCGCGTCGGCAGGCGGGGCGAAGTTTGGATCGGCGGGGCCGACGGCGGTGAGATTGGCCGCGAGATTTGGCAATTGACGGATAAGCTCCTGGTCGAGCACCGCGCCGGCCGGTGCCACCACGAGCCCGCCGCCGAGCAAGAGCCGCCAGTCACCGCTGGCGCGATCAAAGCGCCAGGTGCCGCTCGAGTTAGTGAGCTCAATCGCCTGCAAGGAAATCGGCGCGAACTGCGCATACGTCTTGTGCATCCAGCCCGAAGGCGCGCTGGCGACGCTCCACGGGGTGATGCGCGTGCTTTCGTAGACCTCTGCCTTGCCGAGCAGGCGAATCGCGGCGGTCTGCCCGGTCGTCAGCCCAATGAGCAGGGTCTGTTCGCGGCCTCCCATCGCGATGGTGAGCTTGCGATCGTACTCATTGTCGGCGACGCGCAGCGAGGCGTGCCGGGTAAGATCGTTGGTCATGGGGGCGCTTGCCTCGGCGTCCGCCAGTGCCGCGATGAGGATTTCGATCTTTGCCAGATCGACGGGATGATCGTCATGCGACGTCATGACCCATTTGTCGCCGCGCCGGGCGAGCGCGACGGTGGCGCCAGGTAACGCGGTCGGGCGGCCATCTTTCATCCCTTGCATCGGTGGTCCCCAAACGGTGAGCGCGGTGATCGAGGCCTCGGAGGCGCCGGGCACTAGCCGCCGCACGTCGAGCGACGGCCCACGATGCGCGAGCGTAACGGCGAGCAACAAGATGCCTTGGGCCACACCCAGCGCGAGCAAGGTTTTATTTAGTTTGTTCATGACTCACCTGCCTTGCGCCACGCCGCGATCGGCCATGGCCGCACCGCGCGCCGCCGAAGCCACGCGATGAGCAAGGCCGCCGCCAACAGCGCGGCGGCGATCGCGTAATTGAGATACTCCCAAAACGCCGTCGCGTCATCGGCAAGGTTTAGCAGCGGGGTGTGCGTTGAGTTGGCGCGAATCTTCAGCATGTCGTTGTCGCTGACCGCCCAGTCGACGAGATTCTGCAAGAACAGCAAGTTGTTATAGCCGCTCTGATTGTCCAGCGAGGTCAGCAGCGTCACCAGCTCGTCGCTGGCAAAGGCCGATGATCCGATCACCACGACATGCGTATTGGGTGGCGACTTGGCTATCAGCTGGTCGCCGCCGCGGTCCGCCACGCCAAGGGCCTTGGCCTGCGCCGCCGCATGGCTGGTAAACGTGCCGGTGAGGCTGACGCCGAGCACGAAGGGCGGTTTTAGCGCCAGGGCCGCCGTGGCGTTCGTCGCCGTGCGCGTGCGATCCGGATGCACGTCGACGTTGGTGTCGGTCCACGCCCGCGGCGACGAATGCAGCAGCGGCGTCACCTCGATGTCCCCAAGCCGCGCCGGCAGGGGGCCGTTGGTCTTGGCGTCGACAAGCGGCGAGGCGTAATGCATCACCGACCACGCGACGTCGGAGGTTGCTGGATGCGCCTCGTTCATCGCGCGGCCATCAATGCGGACAAAATAGGGGTACGGCCGCATCTCGAGCTGGCCGCTGGCGGTCGGGGAAGGAAACTGGTCGGCCACCTCGTCGAGGACCAGATAGGGTGCGACGTCGATGCCCCAGGCGCGCAGCATGTCCTCAAGCCCCGTATTGACCCGCTCGACGCTAATGCGTTCGCCCTCGCCGCGGGCGAGCCGATAGCGCCCGGCGAGCACGATCAGCGAGCCGCCATGCATGACGTATTGATCGATGGCGCGCACCTCGGCCGGTGACAACGCCGAGGGCCCGGCGAGCACCAGGACGTCGATGAGCTGCAGCGACGTGCTGGTCGCAACCCGCAACAGGGCGACGTCGTAGTCGCTTTGCATAAGCGCGGTGCCAAACGTCTCGAAGGCCTGCGGCGGAGGCGGGGCCGCCACGCCAGGCGTTGGTAACTTGCCGTCCGGCGCCGGCGGCGGTGGCGGCGCCGAAGGGACCCAGAGCCCAACCACCTTAGAGAACCCTGGAATGGAGCGTCGAATGGCGCTGCGGATGCCGTCCTTGAGCGTATACAACGTCGGCGCCGCATCCAGCATCACGCGCGACGTCCGGCCATTGCTGGTCACCGCCAGCGTAAAGAAGGCGGGCTTGCCGGATTCGACCTGCTTAAACACCGGGGCGACGCCATGCGTGGCAAAAAATGCCTCGGCATCGACGCCTGGTGGTGGCGTGACCGCGGCAAAGGTTAGCCCATCGCCGAGCTCTTGCCTGAGCTGGCGCATGGCCAACTCTAACGTCGCCGGGAGCTGGACGAATTGCGGCGGCAATAGGTCCGGTGAATAATAGGCGGTGATGGTGGGCGGCACCGGCAAGGCCTTGACGCGCTCGCCAAGATTCTGCCCCGTCGCCGCCAGCTTTTTGATCGCGCCGGTGACCGTGTATTCCACCGACTTAAGGCGGTAGGTAAGCTTGTTCTCGATGATTTTTTCCTCGAGAAAGCTCGTCGCGTCGAGCACCAGGCTGTGCGTGCCGAGCTTGAGCACCACGAAGAAATACGCGCTCACCACCGCGTCCTTATTCTTCGACAGCTCGCGAAATGGCCGCGACTCGAGGCCAAACTCTGCCTTGGCGCGATCGGCCAAGGCCTTGGAGCGCGTCGGGTCGAGCCGCTCGATGGTGATGTTGTCGCCGCTTGCGATCTGAAATTCGGCCAGCGTATCGTTGATGCGCGGGACAAAGGTCTTGAGCTCAGAGGGCAGGTTATCCGAAAAATACGCGCGGATGAGCAAGGGCTCGCGCAAGCCGCGCACGATATGTTTGGTGGTGGGCGAGAGGCTATAGTCGCCGCGTGCGGTTAGGTCGGCGCGCGCCGCGGTGATCGGCGCCATCCACGCGTTGAGGAGCAGGGCGTTGCAGAGGGCGAGGGCGACCGCCAGGCGTGCCTGCCACCGAATGCGCCGATCGCCTTCGCCCGTGCCAAAGCTGCGGCGCACCAACATATAGACGTTGAGCGCGAGAAAGGCCGCCGTGAGGCTGAGGTAGTAGACAAGGTCGCGCGCATCGAGAACCCCACGCGAGATGCTCTCGAAGCGGCTGCCCGTCGCCACGCTGCGTAGCCACGCGGCGGCGTCGAGCCCGACCAGTTGGGTCACCGGCTCGGTGCCCGGCACGTACAAGAGCAGGCAGACCAAGACGGTGCCGATCAGCGCGACCAGCTGATTGTCGGTGGTTGCGGAGATGCACATGCCGATGGCGAGGTAGGCCGCCGCGAGCAGCAATGCGGCGGTGTAGCCTCCCATCACGGGTCCCCAGTCAAGGTCGCCGAGCATGGCGACGGTCAGGGGCACCCCAAGCGTCATCGCCAGCGCGAGCGCAATCAGCGCCAGGCCCGCGATGAATTTCCCGAGCACCAGGCGGTGGCGTGGCACCGGCAACGTCAGCAAGATTTCGATGGTGCCCGTGCGTTGCTCTTCCGCCCACAGGCGCATCGACAACGCGCCCACCAGCATGATCATGGCGAGCGGTAGCACCTCAAACAGCGGGCGGACATCGGCGACGCCGCGCGCGAAAAATTTGTGTTGCCAAAAGAATCCAAGCAGCGCCAAGGCGAGAAAACCGCCCAAGAACAACACCGCCACCGGTGAGGCAAAAAAGCCACGTAGCTCTTTTTTTGCGATCGCAACGATTTGGCTCATGGTCGTGCCCCCCGGGCTGCGCTTGGCGCCGCGGCCCCTGCTAGCTCGGCAAACACGTGCTCAAGCGTCTTGTCGTCGGCGCGCAGCTCGCGCACCGCGAGCCCCGGCACGGCCACCGCGGCGAAGATCGCGGCGGCCAGGTCGTGGTCGCCTGCGGCCACGACGCGCCAGCGTTGGTAGCCCGCGGCGGCGGCGCCGACGGCCTGCACGCCGGTGACGCCCTTGATGGCGCGCAAGGTCGCTTCGGCGCGTGGATCGCTCGCCAACTCGACGATGACCGCGTTTTGCGCCGTAAGCTCCGCCAACGCGCGGTCGGCGCACAGCTGTCCGCGCTCGATAATAATGACGCGCCGACAATTGGCCTGCACCTCACCCAAGATGTGAGTGGAAAGTAGCACGGTCGCGGTGGCCGCGAGCCCAGCGATGAGCGCGCGGATCTCGAGCACCTGAGTCGGGTCTAGCCCTGCCGTCGGTTCGTCCAAGATGAGCACGGAGGGCTTGTGCACGATTGCCTGCGCGATGCCGACGCGTTGACGAAACCCCTTGGAGAGCTTGCCAATCGGCTGCAGCAGGCGTTCTTCTAAACCGGTGGCGACGATCGCGTCGGCGAGGCCGCGGTGGCGCGCGTCGCCGGTTAGGCCGCGTAACTCGGCGATCATGCCGAGATATGCCTGCACCGTCATGTCGTGGTAAGACGGCGCGTTTTCCGGCGAGTAGCCGATATGGCGTTGCGCGGCGACTGGGTCGGCGACGACGTCGACGCCATGCACCGCGATGCGACCGCTATCGGGCCGCAGGTAGCCGGTCAGCATTTTCATCAGCGTTGTCTTGCCGGCCCCGTTGCGCCCGAGCAGGCCAATCACCTCGCCGCGCTGGACGGTAAACGAGACCTCGCTTACCGCCGTGGTCGCGCCGTAGCGCTTACAGGCCTGCGAAACTTCTATGGCATTCATGTCAGCGTAAGTATGGAACAAAAAGACCCAGCCGGGGTATTCCCAGGCTGGGTAAGTCGCGGCCGCCGCCGCGGGCGCTTAGGCGCTACGGGTTAGAAGATCTGGTTCCACGCGCCCATCGTGAGGCCGTCGCCGCCGAGATAACCGCTACCGTTGCCGCCGGTGCCCCCACCTGACTGGCCCGCCGCGTCGCCGATGCGATTAATATCCCCGGAAACGGTGGCAAAATACACCGCGTTGCCCGAGCCGTAGATCGAGCCGTAGACGGCGCCCTCCCGCCTTGTGCTTTCGTTGACCGCAAAAGGGTTGTCGCTACCCTGGTCGAGTCTCATGGCGATGAGCTTGTTATAGCCCGGGTTATCACAGCCGACATGCGCCACCGAGACCGAGAAGATCGCTTGGAAGTCGCTGACGATGACGCCGCCGAAGGAGCGGTACATTAAGTTGTCTGGGCCGAGCAACGACATCTTGGTATGCACCATCGAGTCCGTCTCGCCCGCCGCCGGCACAAATGGCGACGCCAGCGAGGCCGCCGTCGGCACGGCGCCGTTGCCCGTTATGGCCGCCATCCCCATGTTGCGCGTCGAGTCGACGGCGTAGATGTAGTTCGGCAAGCCGGTGGCAAAATCGGCCTCCTTACCGGCGGAGTTAAAGCCACCGGTGCCAAAAAACACAAACGTTTTCGCGTCATCGAGAATGGTTTTGACCGCGATGGTGCCCGAAATCGGCACGCGATGGCCAAATTCACGCGCGGTTGAAAACCATGCGCCCCACTCGGCCGGATCGACCGCGCCGTTGCAGTTGGACATGCGCACGCCCGCGACCCGTCCGATGTCGGCGTGGTGCCCCGGATAGTTCAGCCACGTAAACCACGGATTTGCGCGCGCGTATTCTGTGTCAATGTCGAGTTCGACGGCGGGGTTAATAATGTAGCCGTAGCCGCATGAGTCGAACAACGCCATGCGATTGACGTAGCCCTTCCACGCCCCCGGGGAATGAACGGCTTGGTAGGCTAGGCCGCCGCCGCTGCCGCCGCCGGATGGGCCGCCGCCAAAGCCACCGCCGCCGCTACCACCACTACCGCCGCCGCCGCCGCCTAGACCACCATAGTTATCGCCCATCCCGAGGGCGATTTGGTCCTCGAAGGCTTGGTTAAATAGCACAGGGTCTGACGAGACCGGGCAAAGCGTCAGCCATCGCCACATGGTCTTGCCGTCGCTGGCGCGACGCGCCGTGACGCCACGCCCCTCGTTCTTTTCCCACCATTGATCGAGTTCGCTGGCCATCGCAGTCTCGCCAGCCGGCACGGCCGTGCCGCCACCGTCCACGGTCTTGGGATGCCCCGTCGGCGGTGAGCCGCCCTGCAACACTTGTGGCGAGTTCGAACCCGCGAGGATGACGATCGTTTGTTCGTTGTCGCCAGGGCCGAAGTAAACTGGGGTGTTGCCGTCGGTGGGAACGGGGTCGGTTGCGACTGTGCCGCCACCACCGCCACCACCCACGGTTCTCTCCGTACAAACAAACGGATCGTTGATCACGTTCGGGTCGAGGGTCACCGCCGTTCCAAAGCCGCCACCCGAATAGACGTAGGACTTTTTCGCATGGATCGATACCCGCGCGATAACGGCCTTGTGGTTGGCCCAGCCAAAAAACTCAAGCCACTCAACCGGCAGGCCAGGGAAGTACGACGCCTTCACCGACAAGTCGATGGTTGGGTCAAATTGCCACTTGGGCAACGGGCCGTTGACTTTGTCACCTGGCTGCCAATCATTGGCGACCGAGTCATAGCCGGTCGAGCCTGGTTTGCCGGCGTATTCCGAGTGGCTTAGTTCGAGATAGGTATACGTCGTGCCGCCCGAGCCGCCGCCGATAATGGCCACGGTTTTAAAGAGTGAATCGGCGGTTGGGTCGAGCACGTCGGCCAACGTCACCGAACCGGAGACGAAGTTGCTAATCGCTAGCTCGCCCACACCTTGCGAGGCCGCGCACACCTGCGGATCTGTGCTCGACGATGCGACGCAGTCGCCATAGGCACCACTGAGCACGGAAGAAGGCATATAGCCCCAAAGCTCAAAGCCGTTATTGCTGCCGTTAAAGGGCGCCTTAACATAATAGGAGCTGAGAAAGCCGTTAAGGCTGCCAACCAACACCTGTGAGACGCGCTGCGCCTTCGCCTCTTTAAAGGCCTCGAACTTGATCTTGGTGTCCAGTGGCACCTGTGAGCCGCCCTCGGTGTACCACAGTGGCAACGCGGGAGGCTGCATCATCGCCGGCGTGGCTTCGGTGATGGCGCCGAGCATGGAGCGCTCGCCTGCGACGCCGAAGCGCTTGGATTTCATCCACGTTACCATCGTGGTTGCCTGGGCCTGATCCGCCAGCAGGAGGTCCGCATACATCGGGCCAATGGTCGCTGCATCAAAGTCGAGCTTGGTGAGCACCGCGGCGTTGACGCCTGCGGGGTTGCCTGCGGAATCAAGGCCGCCCTGGGCCGTGGCGGTGAAGAGATCGCGCGGCTGCGCGCGCGCCGCCAGCTTTGCAGAAGCCTCAAATAATTCGGCATCGGGATCGTTGGTGCTAAAGCCGGCATTGACGGCGTAGAGCTTGCCGCGCAAGCCGGGGTTGGTATACGAACCTTGAAAGATCACGCCATTGGATTCGATGGTGCCGCCCTTGGCGATTTCTTGTGCAGCCTCGAACGTGAAGTCCATGGTTAGGCCGGTGAGCTTGGGCGTTTTGGTGTAGTTGTCGTACGAGCAAAAACGCGCCGCCCACCGCAAGTCGTGGCCCGAGAGGTCGTCAAAGTCGGCACAAAACGATCCGACCGCACAGCCGTTGCCGGCGGGGAAGGGACCCGTGCCGCGGATGGTTTGCACCCAGGTGCCAGCGCCAATTGGGTTTTGCGGATTGACTGGATCGACGGGGGTATTTGTCACCCACAGCTGAAATTTCGCGTCGGTGTCGATCCCTACCGAGGCAGAGTCAGCGTCGAGCTCGACGCGCCGGGCGGCATACTCGCCATTGCCAAGGCCAGATAGGTCGACGATTTCTGACACGGTCCAGCCGCATTCGGGATACGTGGTGCCACGGACGCGATTGGGAATGAGCGACGTCGAACCGCTGTTGTTACCGTCATACGAGAGAATGTCCGGCGTATGGTTAACGCTATCGTAGTCAAGAACGAGCATGACGTCGAAGTCCTTATTTGTGCCGGTCGAGCGGCCCACCGCCGACAACGACAGCGCGCTCGCCAAGCTCGTCGTCCCGGGTGAGGAATTGGTGTTCGCGAACATGAAGACATGGCCGCCGTCGGCGCGCTGGGCAGCCACGGGAGTGCCTAGACCATAGGCCCGCGGGACGCCAACCGCGCCGTCGGTTGCAATAATGATGTCCAGATCGCCGTCGAGGTCCGTGTCAGCCATCGCGGCGCCCGTGACGGCGCCCTTGAAGAGGGAGTAGCCTTGCCGCGGAGGCGAGGTGTTGGTATCGCCAAAGTTGGTGCAGGCGCTACTTGTGTATGACGAGTTGAGTGTACAGGTTGTAGGCGCGGCGGCGTAGTTGGTCTCGACCGCGACGTCTGCGGGTTGGACTGAGTCATAGACAAATACATTAGGGTAGGCATCCTGGCCGGAAAACGATTTAAGCCCCTTGGTGGCAGGCGAGCCGACGACCAGATCTTGCTTGTTGTCGTTGTTGATGTCGCCAATGGCAAACACCGGCACGCGTGCACGCAGGTTGTCGCCGGTCGGGCCCTGGGAAAATACGTCCGAGGTGGCGAACACATTCTCGGAGGTGACGCCGCCAACGACAAAGGAAAGATACGAGTTAAACACGAACTGCGGCTGAGGCAGCTGCACATTGTTGAGCAGCTTGGCAATCTTGCCGGTGGCGCCGGACGCGTTGCCGAGTGGGTTGACGCCGACGAGCACGTCGGCAAAGGTGTCTTCGTTGTTAAAGTTACCCGTTGCGGTGGTCTTGGTGCCCCAGCCAATATGATTTAGCTTGGTCGTATCAAAGCCCGACGCCAAGGCGTCGTAGGCGGGTTCAAAGCGCGATTGCCCGGCGTAGGCGCTACCCGCGGGGCAAAGTCGCCAGTTGGTGTCGGCCTCGCTGTGGCCGCATGCGGCGCCGCGATTAAGCCAAATCTTGGCGTAGACGAACGTACCGGCTTGGCCGCCCGTGGGGTATTTGTAGTCGCGCGAGCCGATCACGGCAACGTCGGGCCACGTGTCGCCGTTAAAGTCGCCTGTAAAAAGGCTGCGCACCAGATCGCCGCCGCTGTCGGGTTCAACCGTGCTGCCAGGGTACGGCAGGGCAAACCCCGTGGCTTGGCTGTCGCTGTTGGCGCTGCCGTGGTTGAAGTCGGGTACGAGATATTGCTTGGGATCCTCGGAATTCTTGACGGTCTGCCAATCGCCCTCAAAATTGCAGTCTACATTTTGCGTCGTGAACTCGTTCCACGGCGTTCCCACCGCCTCGGTGACGATGGCATACGTGGCACCGGGTTGGCCGCACGTGCCGCCCGTGAGCTTGTTGCGCTTGGTGGTCTTCTTGGTGGTGTTCATGAACAGATACACCGACGACGCCGAATGGTTCTTGAAGCTAGACGGCGCCGGCGTGGTGCAGTCGGTGGAGGCTGAGGTTTGACACCGTTTCTTAAGCGGCGCGCCGACGTAGTCGTCGAAGCCGTCTCTGTTGAAGTCGGCCGCGGCACCGAATGACATCGCGCTGAGATACGAAAAATTTGCCAACGAGAACTGACCGCCAACGTAATTGAGACGCAGCGCGGAGGCGCCGGCGTCGAACGTCATCGCATTACTCTTTTGCGTCAACAGGTCGAGCGTGTTGCCTGAGCCGCCTTGCCCGTAATCAAACGCCTCGTTGTCGACGCACTGCTCTGAGTACGCGAGCTCCGGTGGTAGCGAGATCGCAAACGCGACGACGCAAACCACCGCCAACAACCAACCGAGTGGCGCGGGCTTGCGATTCGTCGTTTGTTGCAGATGGGTCGCGGACGTCTTGATACGCTTCATATGTTTTCCCCCGTCACGTTGTTGAATTGGCTAACGCAGTCACCAACGCAAAATGTGACATCACCTAGGATACTGCGACTGAATCGCGTTTTCTAAGCAAATACCGGATCTTTGCGCAAGAAATGGAAGACATATAAGTGCCGACATCCCGATGCACCTACGCCGCATCCGCTTGTCATACATGTGGTTTTGCGGCAAGTGCGCGCGCCGCTAACAAGTGCGTCGAGCGTAGTGGCGACGCCTAGTCGGTGAGGCCGATGGCCATGTAGATTTCGTAGCCGCCGCGCTCAAGGCCCCACCCGACGTCGACGCCAAGCAAGGGGATGACGATTTGCTTCATGTAGAGGCGGATGCCAGCGCCGACCGAGTTTTTCCACGGCGCCAGGCCGGTGATGCCGGCGCCTGGCAGGTAGTGGCGCGTGTCGGTGTTGTGCTCGTCGTTAAGAAACGCCGTGTACGCTGAATCCCAAAAGCCCAGGCCGCGAAAGGACACGCCGGCGACGGTGAACATGGGCACTGAGTACTCGAGATTAGAGGCGACGCGGAAATCGCCGCGAAACTGGCTGTTCTTGTAGCCGCGCATGGTGGTGCCGCCCGACTGAAACTCTTGCTGAAACGGAATGTCGTGGCCGTACATGCCCTTGGTCTTGATGACGAGGTTTTGCTTTTGCTGCTTGCCAAAGCGTAGATAGCGCTCGGCGGTGAACGTGCCGTACCAGTATTTGAAATCTGAGCCGAGCTGGTCTACCGATTG
The genomic region above belongs to Myxococcales bacterium and contains:
- a CDS encoding carboxypeptidase regulatory-like domain-containing protein produces the protein MQRRAAKSFLGCLLLATVAWQGCTPVGSQPPPEPPPPPIPDGPATVLVLASNGNGALPGVNVVLNDADGGYLATYVTDDDGIATINDVPSGASITVVQQNEGQYSMTTIYGIEPEDALVVGRRAGRDWTYAGSMEVLLPPGPGSANDYTLHSKCGEEWLGNDTSGAIDFFAYCEAGEFSVFALAQDLPLSSFSIVSSGHTFIAGGTIDLTASSWQVGSEFPVALTNLPPGLSYIAAEWAATEQGFKLGRGNALDDLEASPTAITLGVPSQYGGDGSAVLIDIHRSGASDQFIREQRTAHRYDNTYPNMALPMLSSPVFDFASQTMSWSHQLPGADADAFRGLLSWSTGPAEAPTYYNWTFIGPPTQTSMRVPTLPPDLGDLIPTYNDTSSDFCNQSGCPHIELIETDLAEGYRAMRQELDVDYWRLIDLHGNVSGLPPERRIRISGASLD
- a CDS encoding Gldg family protein; this translates as MSQIVAIAKKELRGFFASPVAVLFLGGFLALALLGFFWQHKFFARGVADVRPLFEVLPLAMIMLVGALSMRLWAEEQRTGTIEILLTLPVPRHRLVLGKFIAGLALIALALAMTLGVPLTVAMLGDLDWGPVMGGYTAALLLAAAYLAIGMCISATTDNQLVALIGTVLVCLLLYVPGTEPVTQLVGLDAAAWLRSVATGSRFESISRGVLDARDLVYYLSLTAAFLALNVYMLVRRSFGTGEGDRRIRWQARLAVALALCNALLLNAWMAPITAARADLTARGDYSLSPTTKHIVRGLREPLLIRAYFSDNLPSELKTFVPRINDTLAEFQIASGDNITIERLDPTRSKALADRAKAEFGLESRPFRELSKNKDAVVSAYFFVVLKLGTHSLVLDATSFLEEKIIENKLTYRLKSVEYTVTGAIKKLAATGQNLGERVKALPVPPTITAYYSPDLLPPQFVQLPATLELAMRQLRQELGDGLTFAAVTPPPGVDAEAFFATHGVAPVFKQVESGKPAFFTLAVTSNGRTSRVMLDAAPTLYTLKDGIRSAIRRSIPGFSKVVGLWVPSAPPPPPAPDGKLPTPGVAAPPPPQAFETFGTALMQSDYDVALLRVATSTSLQLIDVLVLAGPSALSPAEVRAIDQYVMHGGSLIVLAGRYRLARGEGERISVERVNTGLEDMLRAWGIDVAPYLVLDEVADQFPSPTASGQLEMRPYPYFVRIDGRAMNEAHPATSDVAWSVMHYASPLVDAKTNGPLPARLGDIEVTPLLHSSPRAWTDTNVDVHPDRTRTATNATAALALKPPFVLGVSLTGTFTSHAAAQAKALGVADRGGDQLIAKSPPNTHVVVIGSSAFASDELVTLLTSLDNQSGYNNLLFLQNLVDWAVSDNDMLKIRANSTHTPLLNLADDATAFWEYLNYAIAAALLAAALLIAWLRRRAVRPWPIAAWRKAGES
- a CDS encoding ATP-binding cassette domain-containing protein — protein: MNAIEVSQACKRYGATTAVSEVSFTVQRGEVIGLLGRNGAGKTTLMKMLTGYLRPDSGRIAVHGVDVVADPVAAQRHIGYSPENAPSYHDMTVQAYLGMIAELRGLTGDARHRGLADAIVATGLEERLLQPIGKLSKGFRQRVGIAQAIVHKPSVLILDEPTAGLDPTQVLEIRALIAGLAATATVLLSTHILGEVQANCRRVIIIERGQLCADRALAELTAQNAVIVELASDPRAEATLRAIKGVTGVQAVGAAAAGYQRWRVVAAGDHDLAAAIFAAVAVPGLAVRELRADDKTLEHVFAELAGAAAPSAARGARP
- a CDS encoding DUF4340 domain-containing protein — encoded protein: MNKLNKTLLALGVAQGILLLAVTLAHRGPSLDVRRLVPGASEASITALTVWGPPMQGMKDGRPTALPGATVALARRGDKWVMTSHDDHPVDLAKIEILIAALADAEASAPMTNDLTRHASLRVADNEYDRKLTIAMGGREQTLLIGLTTGQTAAIRLLGKAEVYESTRITPWSVASAPSGWMHKTYAQFAPISLQAIELTNSSGTWRFDRASGDWRLLLGGGLVVAPAGAVLDQELIRQLPNLAANLTAVGPADPNFAPPADAAKALLTVYAAGEASPQRFDIVEAGPKYYWLRAQGRADAVLVEREPLSNVVNLSIETVARRP